In Erigeron canadensis isolate Cc75 chromosome 6, C_canadensis_v1, whole genome shotgun sequence, the following are encoded in one genomic region:
- the LOC122604318 gene encoding uncharacterized serine-rich protein C215.13-like, giving the protein MSNSDSPSEKHGSKIAHGDSEDGDKDLPTTIASFAGSQEGDLAPSLEQTPARTACVYVKYDDYMASLNEGALVARSVVRQSEFLRAQSVASALRALGLTVSLSDSGVIYLHFPKDSGCGAELSTVVHTLKPTGNPETVMMSSGHSVESLETTDVLDSAIPLPLEAQRLLSQFVEGVVVGQRSELLVSRNIITGKLPATETSSPSPRLRTGGTLRIGTPVASSIPSRVTPTSPTIQTTTTILSTTIQTTIISTVPPTTTPTPITQSFPDPSSPHHSSSSSSSKSSDSAEYLSDCLPKRIATSGLSTNTLIVAFMHRLTSKEPHLTSHKRSIFQSLLAYMSFQDSDDLTPLVRNISHYYSTTSSSDESSDPDPFQPEDANNDESDSSDSDDLDNAPTSEAIPQS; this is encoded by the exons ATGTCAAACTCAGATTCCCCATCGGAAAAGCACGGGTCGAAGATAGCTCATGGTGACAGCGAAGACGGTGACAAGGACCTCCCCACTACGATTGCCAGCTTTGCCGGTAGTCAGGAAGGTGATCTCGCGCCTTCTCTCGAACAAACGCCAGCGCGGACTGCATGTGTATATGTGAAATatgatgattacatggctt ctttgaacgaaggcgccTTAGTAGCTAGATCAGTTGTGCGACAGTCTGAGTTCTTACGAGCTCAATCTGTTGCGTCAGCTCTTCGTGCTTTAGGCTTAACGGTAAGTCTAAGTGACTCTGGTGTTATTTACCTTCATTTCCCTAAGGATTCTGGTTGTGGAGCCGAATTATCAACTGTTGTTCATACTCTtaaaccaacaggaaatcctgagacAGTAATGATGTCTTCGGGTCACTCAGTAGAATCACTTGAGACTACTGATGTGCTAGATTCTGCTATTCCATTACCTCTTGAAGCTCAAAGGTTGTTATCTCAATTTGTTGAAGGAGTTGTAGTAGGGCAAAGGAGTGAATTGCTTGTATCAAGAAACATTATAACCGGTAAACTTCCTGCCACTGAAACAAGTTCACCATCACCAAGATTGCGTACTGGAGGTACTTTACGCATTGGTACTCCAGTAGCATCTTCAATACCATCTCGAGTAACACCAACATCTCCAACcattcaaacaacaacaacaattctaTCAACAACAATTCAAACAACAATAATTTCAACTGTtccaccaacaacaacaccaacaccaatAACTCAATCATTCCCCGATCCAAGTTCACCACATCattcttccagttcttcttcttccaaatcatcTGATTCAGCCGAATACTTAAGTGATTGTTTACCGAAAAGAATTGCCACCAGTGGTTTATCAACCAACACTCTTATTGTTGCATTCATGCATCGGTTGACATCTAAAGAACCACATCTCACTTCTCATAAAAGATCAATCTTTCAATCACTTCTAGCATATATGTCATTTCAAG ATTCGGATGACTTAACCCCGCTTGTCAGAAACATTTCACATTATTATTCCACAACTTCAAGTTCTGATGAgtcaagtgatcctgatccaTTTCAACCAGAAGATGCTAATAATGATGAGTCTGATTcatctgattctgatgatcTTGATAatgctccaacaagtgaagccATTCCACAATCTTAG
- the LOC122604054 gene encoding NDR1/HIN1-like protein 1 — MADPNRPPPVTGYPAPPPQNGTAYPYPAAQQTYFNTSYYPPNNPYTLQQQQERIKFLRRIFAIFMGCIIITGIIVFLMWVILRPQVPEFRVNSLSVSNFNASSNSLVSGNWDAQLMVRNPNSKITLYYDQIEAAVFYKAESIAETTVAPFVQGKKNETAFGAKFASVSSYVNDKNGIANDRIKGNAVAFNIRMVARVRFKAGSWWAKRRVLRVYCPDLNVAFSTNATSSGSLTAAGVKNCRVGL, encoded by the coding sequence ATGGCAGATCCAAACCGTCCGCCACCGGTGACCGGGTACCCagcaccaccgccccaaaacgGCACTGCATATCCGTACCCTGCTGCACAACAAACCTACTTCAATACTTCATACTACCCACCAAACAACCCATACACCCTCCAGCAACAACAAGAACGCATTAAATTCCTCCGGCGCATATTCGCCATCTTCATGGGTTGCATCATCATCACCGGCATAATCGTTTTCCTTATGTGGGTCATTCTCCGTCCACAAGTGCCTGAATTCCGTGTCAATTCCTTATCTGTATCCAACTTCAATGCATCATCCAACTCATTAGTTTCAGGCAATTGGGATGCCCAGTTGATGGTTAGAAACCCCAACTCAAAGATCACTCTGTATTATGATCAAATCGAAGCTGCCGTCTTTTACAAGGCCGAATCTATTGCCGAAACTACTGTTGCCCCCTTTGTTCAAGGCAAAAAGAATGAGACGGCCTTCGGGGCCAAGTTTGCTTCGGTTTCCTCTTATGTGAATGACAAGAATGGGATTGCCAATGACCGAATCAAGGGGAATGCTGTTGCTTTTAATATAAGGATGGTTGCCAGGGTTAGATTCAAAGCCGGTTCTTGGTGGGCTAAAAGACGGGTTTTGAGGGTTTATTGTCCTGATTTGAATGTCGCCTTTTCTACTAATGCAACTTCTTCTGGATCTTTGACTGCTGCTGGAGTTAAGAATTGCAGAGTTGGTCTTTGA